In one window of Rhodopseudomonas palustris HaA2 DNA:
- the chpT gene encoding histidine phosphotransferase ChpT yields the protein MSVNPPPVQPPAPDALELAALLCSRVCHDLISPVGAIVNGLEVLDDSSKQEDRDFALDLIRKSARTASARLQFCRLAFGAAGSAGAQIDLGDAQNMARGHLEDEKTKLAWNLPRVLLAKNRVKLLLNMLIIAQQTIPRGGTLTVDPVGEGDNLSFRVVAAGLNARMPQNIVEKLNGSHAGPVESHGVQPYYTRLLAESCGLAVTLAPEGEAMVVSAT from the coding sequence ATGTCCGTCAATCCCCCTCCCGTCCAGCCCCCCGCGCCGGACGCGCTCGAATTGGCGGCGCTGCTGTGCTCGCGTGTCTGTCATGATCTCATCAGTCCGGTCGGCGCGATCGTCAATGGCCTCGAGGTGCTGGACGACAGTTCCAAGCAGGAAGATCGTGATTTCGCCCTCGATCTGATCCGCAAGAGCGCCCGGACCGCGTCCGCTCGGCTGCAATTCTGCCGGCTGGCCTTCGGCGCCGCGGGTTCCGCCGGCGCCCAGATCGACCTCGGCGACGCGCAGAACATGGCCCGCGGCCATCTCGAGGACGAGAAGACCAAGCTCGCCTGGAATCTGCCGCGGGTGCTGCTGGCGAAGAATCGGGTCAAGCTGCTGCTCAACATGCTGATCATCGCGCAGCAGACGATCCCGCGCGGCGGCACCTTGACGGTGGACCCGGTCGGCGAGGGCGACAATCTGTCGTTCCGCGTGGTGGCTGCGGGCCTCAATGCGCGGATGCCGCAGAACATCGTCGAGAAGCTCAACGGCAGTCACGCCGGCCCGGTCGAGTCGCACGGCGTGCAGCCTTACTACACGCGCCTGCTGGCCGAGTCCTGCGGGCTCGCGGTGACGCTCGCACCGGAGGGCGAAGCCATGGTCGTCAGCGCGACCTGA
- a CDS encoding 3'(2'),5'-bisphosphate nucleotidase CysQ family protein, which translates to MGKGQAFGTGPVISHNDAVALMQPLTELVLRAGAAILATDRSDPVEHKPDGSPVTSADLAADRIIAEGLKRIAPDVPALSEERCDLGRPNTGSFFLVDPLDGTKEYVAGRDEFTVNLALVTDGKPLLGIVGAPALGLVWRGLVGHGAERLAVDADGTGYDTTPIHTRPMPADGAPWVVAISRLHLDERTLAFIAERPGGVHARMGSALKFCRIADGAADIYPRLSPTCEWDIAAGAAVVIAAGGELTDSSGRPLRFDEPRPNFIVPEFIAWGDARAAA; encoded by the coding sequence ATGGGCAAGGGCCAGGCGTTCGGGACAGGACCGGTGATTTCGCACAACGACGCCGTCGCTTTGATGCAGCCATTGACCGAGCTGGTGCTGCGCGCCGGGGCCGCGATCCTCGCCACCGACCGCTCCGACCCGGTCGAGCACAAGCCGGACGGCTCGCCGGTGACCTCCGCCGACCTCGCCGCCGACCGCATCATCGCCGAGGGGCTGAAGCGGATCGCGCCCGACGTGCCGGCGCTGTCGGAAGAGCGCTGCGACCTCGGCCGGCCGAATACCGGGAGCTTCTTCCTGGTCGATCCGCTCGACGGCACCAAGGAATACGTCGCCGGGCGTGACGAATTCACCGTCAATCTGGCGCTGGTGACCGACGGCAAGCCGCTGCTCGGCATCGTCGGGGCGCCGGCGCTGGGCCTGGTGTGGCGCGGCCTGGTCGGCCACGGCGCCGAGCGGCTGGCGGTCGACGCCGACGGCACCGGCTACGACACGACGCCGATCCACACCCGGCCGATGCCGGCCGACGGAGCGCCGTGGGTCGTGGCGATCAGCCGGCTGCATCTCGACGAACGCACTCTGGCGTTCATCGCCGAGCGGCCAGGCGGCGTCCACGCGCGGATGGGATCGGCGCTGAAATTCTGCCGGATCGCCGACGGCGCGGCCGACATCTATCCGCGGCTGTCGCCGACCTGCGAATGGGACATCGCCGCCGGCGCCGCCGTGGTGATCGCCGCCGGCGGCGAACTGACCGACAGCAGCGGCCGGCCGCTGCGGTTCGACGAGCCGCGACCGAACTTCATCGTGCCGGAATTCATCGCCTGGGGGGATGCCCGGGCAGCAGCCTGA
- a CDS encoding YHS domain-containing (seleno)protein translates to MTAQRQEGNALRHGLATIGLAALLLWPAGSLAWAEGATTQRIVVDRHTGLAIDGFDPVAYFTDGEARSGVADFEATAAGAIWRFRGASNRAAFLSHPGIYAPQFGGHDPVGIARGVPLRGNPTIWLISGQRLYLFSRQEDRDAFAADPERILAQAQQQWPALLATLAE, encoded by the coding sequence ATGACGGCACAACGGCAGGAAGGAAACGCGCTGCGTCACGGTCTCGCCACAATCGGACTCGCTGCGTTGCTGCTGTGGCCCGCGGGTTCCTTGGCGTGGGCGGAAGGCGCCACGACCCAGCGAATCGTGGTCGATCGGCACACCGGACTCGCGATCGACGGCTTCGATCCGGTGGCCTATTTCACCGACGGTGAGGCCCGGAGCGGGGTTGCCGACTTCGAGGCCACCGCCGCCGGCGCGATCTGGCGATTCCGCGGCGCCTCCAACAGGGCCGCCTTCCTGAGCCATCCCGGGATCTATGCGCCGCAGTTCGGCGGTCATGATCCCGTGGGGATCGCCCGCGGCGTGCCGTTGCGGGGCAATCCGACGATCTGGCTGATCTCTGGCCAGCGGCTGTATTTGTTCAGTCGGCAGGAGGACCGCGACGCCTTCGCGGCCGATCCGGAGCGCATTCTGGCCCAGGCGCAGCAGCAGTGGCCGGCGCTCCTGGCCACGCTGGCGGAATAG